From a region of the Latilactobacillus sakei genome:
- a CDS encoding glycosyl hydrolase family 88 yields MYNNYGNLQTNWIQLAGDTLINREPNMNLKHKWEYEDGLMLSGMFQIFLASGDKKYFNYIKNNIDAYLDDDGNIDGYSFSEFNLDHINNGKILLDLFEQTHDLKYKKAADKLYNQLSEQPRTPEGTFWHKKIYPNQVWLDGLYMGSVFYGRYLSQFKSDNDLADVVHQFITAYNVTLDSKTGLCYHAYDAKKTQPWANTINGHSPHFWTRSIGWFVMAMVDVLEYIPASNPQRIDILNNLNNLLNSLRKVADSKTNLWYQIPDEGDRPLNYLESSGSLMILTAIAKSIRLNYINKDNWLPFLLEGYKQALRQFISVTKENYVNVNKIAHVGGLGGPSKRDGSFAYYMSEPIVTNDHKGVGPFLLLICEMQQYL; encoded by the coding sequence ATGTATAATAATTATGGTAATTTACAAACTAACTGGATTCAACTTGCAGGGGATACGCTAATTAACCGCGAACCTAATATGAACTTAAAACACAAGTGGGAATATGAAGATGGCTTAATGTTATCTGGAATGTTCCAGATATTCTTAGCCAGTGGCGATAAAAAATATTTTAACTATATCAAGAATAATATTGACGCCTATTTAGACGATGATGGTAACATCGACGGCTACTCTTTTTCAGAATTCAATCTAGATCATATTAATAATGGAAAAATCCTGCTCGACTTATTTGAACAAACGCATGATTTAAAATATAAAAAAGCTGCAGATAAATTATATAATCAGTTATCAGAACAACCCCGGACACCAGAAGGGACCTTTTGGCATAAAAAAATCTATCCCAATCAAGTATGGTTAGATGGTCTGTATATGGGATCTGTATTCTATGGGCGATATCTTAGCCAATTTAAATCAGATAATGATCTTGCTGATGTTGTGCACCAATTTATTACTGCTTACAATGTTACCTTAGATTCAAAAACTGGTCTATGTTATCATGCTTATGATGCAAAAAAGACCCAGCCTTGGGCTAATACTATTAATGGACACTCTCCACATTTTTGGACACGAAGTATAGGCTGGTTTGTAATGGCCATGGTTGATGTATTGGAATACATTCCAGCAAGCAATCCACAACGTATCGATATCCTAAATAACCTTAATAATCTTTTAAATTCCTTACGTAAAGTTGCAGATTCTAAAACAAATCTTTGGTATCAAATTCCGGATGAAGGGGATCGACCATTAAATTATTTAGAATCGTCAGGTAGCTTAATGATTCTAACAGCTATTGCCAAATCAATTCGTTTAAACTATATTAATAAAGACAATTGGTTACCGTTCTTACTGGAAGGCTATAAACAAGCCTTACGTCAATTTATCAGTGTTACTAAAGAAAATTACGTTAACGTTAACAAAATCGCTCATGTAGGTGGACTTGGTGGACCATCTAAACGAGATGGCTCTTTTGCCTATTATATGAGTGAACCAATTGTTACCAATGATCACAAAGGGGTTGGCCCCTTCTTATTACTAATTTGTGAAATGCAACAATACCTATAA
- a CDS encoding MFS transporter, producing MIKKHKITLLTRLAYGSGNLLGSGALAISGAWLLFFYTTFCGLSVIKASLIFSIATYLDVILNPLMGFITDGFYQTRLGQRFGRRRFFILLGIPLMLIYPALWVTGMDFFYYLLTYVGFEITYTMVMIPYETLAVEMTTDFDERTYLTGYKAMFGKVANFLGAALPGIFFGILGKSSPYSFLATGTVYCLIMVIALTFLYLNSWEKSASEVTDEHVKNVFEAIKKLFIDILSTFRVRTFRHHMGMYLFGFGAEWLFTATFTYFIVFVLQRPSTLVSELNSMSSILQLISTAIFIVICAKKGFTKPFSGALSIVILSVISYSLIYFLQIPHLTWLVVGVTAVFGIGTGGVYYIPWTVYTFLADVDEVVTNRRREGVYSGAMTMAGKLIRATIVFILGVVLSQFGFKAGATTQPLSAVHAIVGVLLIGVIGLALLGMYSSHKMKLNHETHQIILDELDRIHKGGSMSDVNPRTRSVVEELTGFKYEDCFGNNTVGYQSSEENNQVIDH from the coding sequence ATGATAAAAAAACATAAAATTACACTTTTAACCCGATTAGCTTACGGTAGTGGTAATTTATTAGGTAGCGGTGCGTTAGCAATTTCCGGTGCTTGGCTATTATTCTTTTACACAACATTTTGTGGTCTCTCAGTTATTAAAGCATCCTTAATTTTCTCCATAGCAACCTATCTAGATGTTATTTTAAATCCACTAATGGGTTTCATAACAGATGGTTTCTATCAAACACGATTAGGCCAAAGATTTGGTCGTCGTCGCTTTTTTATTTTGTTAGGAATTCCTTTAATGCTTATTTATCCTGCTTTATGGGTTACTGGTATGGATTTCTTTTACTATTTATTAACCTACGTTGGCTTTGAAATAACTTATACCATGGTTATGATTCCATACGAAACATTAGCTGTCGAAATGACCACTGATTTCGATGAACGAACATATTTAACTGGCTATAAAGCGATGTTCGGTAAGGTTGCTAACTTTTTAGGTGCGGCTCTTCCAGGGATCTTTTTTGGTATTCTTGGTAAATCATCTCCTTATTCCTTTTTAGCAACTGGTACCGTTTATTGCCTAATTATGGTGATCGCCTTAACTTTCCTTTATCTCAACTCATGGGAAAAATCAGCATCAGAAGTAACCGATGAACATGTTAAAAATGTATTTGAAGCTATTAAAAAACTATTTATCGATATTTTATCGACCTTTAGAGTTAGAACTTTTAGACATCATATGGGTATGTACCTTTTTGGATTTGGTGCTGAATGGTTATTTACTGCGACATTTACTTACTTTATTGTGTTTGTGTTACAACGTCCTTCTACTCTTGTATCGGAATTAAATAGTATGAGTAGTATTCTCCAACTTATCTCTACAGCTATTTTTATCGTTATTTGTGCCAAAAAAGGATTTACAAAACCATTCAGTGGTGCTCTTTCAATTGTTATTCTTTCAGTTATTTCATATTCACTTATTTATTTCCTTCAAATTCCACATCTTACATGGCTAGTAGTCGGTGTGACCGCAGTATTCGGGATTGGCACAGGTGGTGTATATTATATCCCTTGGACTGTTTATACATTCTTAGCTGACGTTGACGAAGTTGTGACTAACCGAAGACGAGAAGGTGTATACTCTGGCGCAATGACTATGGCTGGTAAATTAATTCGCGCAACAATTGTCTTTATTTTAGGAGTTGTTCTCTCCCAGTTCGGCTTTAAAGCAGGGGCAACCACGCAGCCATTATCCGCTGTTCATGCTATTGTTGGTGTTTTATTAATAGGTGTCATCGGTCTTGCATTATTGGGCATGTATTCATCACATAAAATGAAACTTAATCACGAAACACATCAAATTATTTTAGATGAGCTTGATAGAATTCATAAAGGTGGCTCAATGTCAGACGTAAACCCAAGAACGCGTAGTGTTGTAGAAGAACTAACTGGGTTTAAATATGAAGACTGTTTTGGTAACAATACCGTTGGCTACCAGTCAAGCGAAGAAAATAATCAAGTTATAGATCACTAG
- a CDS encoding sugar phosphate isomerase/epimerase, with the protein MKNLGVRAHDLNKNNLEELISILESLNMSQIQLALTKSFPNNFNFQTIDQNYLHVIVNQLQLHQISVPILGCYTNIIDSNIYQRDLNLNLFKKFLDLSRYFPGSVVATETGSLSDDGYTEKNFTDYAFQKVVSSVKTLVSYATHQNTIVAIEPGINHPLYTNQLTKELLDIIANPQHLKIIFDPVNLLTPKNYLNQKDIITEAFSLYGDSITACHLKDFKIINHKLVVVPFGKGLLDKSYLFSLINKKSINLNYFLESTSLSDIKDIKDIF; encoded by the coding sequence TTGAAAAACCTTGGTGTTCGTGCCCATGATCTCAACAAGAATAACCTTGAAGAATTAATAAGTATTTTAGAATCACTCAATATGTCGCAAATTCAACTTGCTCTAACAAAATCGTTCCCAAATAATTTTAATTTTCAAACGATAGATCAAAATTATTTGCATGTTATAGTTAACCAATTACAATTACACCAAATATCGGTTCCCATTCTTGGCTGCTATACTAACATAATCGATTCTAATATCTATCAACGTGATTTGAATCTTAATCTTTTTAAAAAATTTCTCGATTTATCACGGTATTTTCCTGGAAGTGTTGTTGCAACCGAGACAGGCAGTCTAAGTGATGACGGTTATACAGAAAAGAATTTTACCGACTATGCTTTTCAAAAAGTCGTAAGTTCTGTCAAAACACTTGTTAGTTATGCTACGCATCAAAATACAATTGTTGCTATAGAGCCAGGTATTAACCATCCCTTATACACCAATCAATTAACTAAAGAATTACTTGATATAATCGCAAATCCTCAACATTTAAAAATTATTTTTGATCCTGTAAACTTACTAACTCCTAAAAACTATCTTAATCAAAAAGATATTATTACTGAGGCTTTCAGTCTGTATGGTGACTCAATTACTGCCTGTCATCTTAAGGATTTTAAGATAATCAATCATAAATTAGTTGTTGTTCCCTTTGGGAAAGGATTACTTGATAAATCGTACCTTTTTAGTTTAATAAACAAAAAAAGCATTAATTTAAATTACTTCTTAGAATCAACCTCCCTATCTGACATTAAAGATATTAAGGATATATTCTAA
- a CDS encoding endopolygalacturonase, which yields MPNIKSIVDYGADPTGRVDSTKAIKRCIQAIKDESGGCLVIPSGEYITGAIQLCSNLTIEVCAGATLKFVADSKRYPLVTSRWEGADSIVHQACIYGTQVHNITIKGQGTIDGNGRYWWDNFKSKSLNNPRPYLISIEHSNNIKIQDIQLVNSPSWTVHPMESTRILIQNILVENPIDSPNTDGINPESCRDVRIENCIFNVGDDCIAIKSGTEDAIRKSPCEDIIITNCTMNHGHGGVVIGSEMSGDIRRVMITDCIFNDTDRGIRMKTRRGRGGKVSDITVDNILMTNTICPLVINSYYFCGPGGKYSVVADKEKQPINNQTPYYENITISNITARKTRACAAFIYGLPEAPIRNLRLTNIAIDLVKDHTLPAVEPAMIQDGQKMRAEKLFMVNTENTKITNMTVDGMNTQLFYTEKNNLNLKND from the coding sequence ATGCCTAATATAAAATCAATAGTTGACTATGGGGCAGATCCAACTGGAAGAGTAGATTCAACTAAGGCAATTAAGAGATGTATTCAAGCAATCAAAGATGAGTCTGGTGGGTGCTTAGTTATTCCAAGTGGTGAATATATAACAGGTGCCATCCAACTTTGTAGCAACCTAACAATCGAAGTTTGTGCAGGTGCGACCTTAAAGTTTGTAGCAGACTCAAAGCGATATCCTTTAGTTACATCCAGATGGGAGGGTGCAGATTCAATTGTTCATCAAGCTTGCATTTATGGAACCCAGGTACACAATATTACGATTAAAGGACAAGGAACGATTGATGGGAATGGTCGGTATTGGTGGGATAACTTTAAGTCGAAAAGTTTGAATAATCCTCGTCCGTATTTAATTTCAATTGAACATTCAAATAATATAAAAATTCAGGATATTCAATTAGTTAATTCTCCGAGTTGGACAGTTCATCCGATGGAATCAACTAGAATATTGATTCAAAATATTTTAGTAGAGAATCCGATTGATTCTCCCAATACTGATGGGATTAATCCAGAATCATGCCGTGATGTCCGGATTGAAAATTGCATTTTTAATGTCGGTGATGACTGTATTGCGATTAAATCTGGAACTGAAGATGCAATTCGTAAAAGTCCATGCGAAGATATTATTATAACAAATTGTACAATGAATCATGGTCATGGTGGCGTTGTGATAGGGAGTGAAATGAGTGGTGATATTCGAAGAGTGATGATTACGGATTGTATCTTTAACGACACTGACAGAGGTATACGAATGAAGACACGTCGTGGTCGAGGTGGAAAAGTAAGCGATATTACTGTTGATAATATATTAATGACAAATACAATTTGCCCATTGGTTATCAATTCTTATTATTTCTGTGGTCCAGGTGGGAAATATAGTGTAGTTGCTGATAAAGAAAAACAACCGATAAATAATCAAACGCCTTATTATGAAAATATTACAATTAGTAATATCACGGCTAGAAAGACAAGAGCATGTGCTGCATTTATTTATGGGCTACCTGAAGCACCAATTCGTAATTTGAGATTAACAAATATAGCAATTGATTTAGTTAAAGATCATACATTGCCAGCTGTAGAGCCCGCTATGATTCAAGATGGTCAAAAAATGAGAGCAGAGAAACTGTTTATGGTTAATACTGAGAATACTAAAATAACAAATATGACAGTCGACGGCATGAATACACAATTATTTTATACTGAAAAGAATAATTTAAACTTAAAAAATGATTGA
- a CDS encoding altronate oxidoreductase (catalyzes the formation of D-tagaturonate from D-altronate), producing MEMINAVIKREKELPTKVLQFGEGNFLRAFVDWQIQQMNNQGLFNGGVKVIQPIEHGMVNRLADQDNLYTVLLEGLLAGKKIQSSEVITAINGTVNPYADFAAYLDLAQDDNLAFIFSNTTEAGIQFDPTDQLTTSTPNTYPGKLTALLYERFKLQKAGFDIIPCELINHNGDQLKDCVLKYADLWSLGADFKQWVNTENRFYSTLVDRIVPGYPKERAAELCEQFGYQDDLIVKAEPFLIFVIEGDASLAERLPLKAAGINVVITDDMQPYRERKVRLLNGPHSTMAPIARLAGLETVGQVMADPDFSQFINDEMYTEIMPVIDLPHQELADYAEGIKERFANPYVKHELASIALNSISKFKARLLPSLQQNIEQQHQVPVRMALALAALLVIYGDYPDIAIEPNDTPETIAFFKTIQQQPDYIEKALAAEALWGVDLTQLPGLEATVKADMAQILNQQTRQLVRAINKGETL from the coding sequence ATGGAAATGATAAATGCGGTTATTAAGCGAGAAAAAGAATTGCCAACTAAAGTCCTACAATTTGGCGAAGGGAATTTTCTAAGAGCTTTCGTTGATTGGCAAATTCAACAGATGAATAATCAAGGTTTATTTAACGGTGGGGTGAAGGTCATTCAACCAATTGAACACGGCATGGTTAATCGACTAGCGGATCAAGATAATCTCTATACGGTTTTACTGGAAGGGTTATTAGCAGGAAAAAAAATTCAATCTTCGGAAGTCATCACTGCTATTAATGGGACTGTTAACCCGTATGCTGATTTTGCAGCCTATCTTGATTTGGCACAAGATGATAATCTTGCGTTTATTTTCTCCAATACGACTGAAGCCGGTATTCAGTTTGATCCAACAGACCAATTGACGACTAGCACACCAAATACTTATCCAGGCAAATTGACAGCGCTATTATACGAACGCTTTAAGTTACAAAAGGCCGGCTTTGACATCATTCCTTGCGAATTGATTAACCATAATGGTGATCAATTGAAAGATTGTGTTTTGAAATACGCCGATCTTTGGTCACTCGGAGCTGACTTTAAGCAATGGGTCAACACAGAAAATCGGTTCTATTCAACATTGGTTGACCGGATTGTACCCGGTTATCCTAAGGAACGGGCTGCCGAATTATGTGAACAATTCGGTTACCAAGATGATTTAATTGTTAAGGCTGAACCCTTTTTAATCTTTGTCATTGAAGGGGATGCCAGCTTAGCGGAACGATTACCATTAAAAGCGGCCGGCATTAATGTTGTCATCACCGACGATATGCAACCTTATCGTGAACGCAAAGTACGCTTGCTAAACGGCCCGCATAGTACGATGGCTCCTATTGCGCGCTTAGCTGGCTTAGAAACGGTGGGTCAAGTGATGGCTGATCCTGATTTTAGCCAGTTTATTAACGATGAAATGTATACCGAAATTATGCCAGTAATCGATTTGCCTCACCAAGAATTGGCTGATTATGCGGAAGGCATTAAGGAACGTTTTGCTAATCCGTATGTTAAACACGAATTGGCATCAATCGCGTTAAATAGCATTTCTAAATTTAAAGCGCGCCTCTTACCTAGCTTACAACAAAATATTGAACAACAGCATCAAGTTCCCGTTCGAATGGCACTCGCCTTAGCCGCTTTATTAGTCATTTATGGGGACTATCCTGATATTGCAATTGAACCTAACGATACACCGGAAACAATCGCTTTTTTCAAAACTATTCAACAACAACCAGATTATATCGAAAAGGCATTGGCTGCTGAAGCCTTATGGGGAGTGGATTTAACGCAATTACCTGGCTTAGAGGCAACTGTTAAAGCTGATATGGCACAAATTTTGAATCAACAAACACGGCAATTAGTACGTGCGATTAATAAAGGAGAAACACTATGA
- a CDS encoding altronate hydrolase translates to MNQYVILNANDNVAVALQDLTAGTVIADLETPVTLQEDVKRGHKFTLQALSKNADVIKYGYPIGHVTEDVVAGQWVHTHNLATNLKDQLAYDYQPMTIPNHYQKEPERYFMGYQRDNGKVGIRNNLYIIPTVGCINPLLDIFVQQFKALHPDNGSFDNIIVLKHPYGCSQLGDDFEMTRRILVDAALQPNAGGVLVFGLGCENNQMDGMKAAIEAYEPINPDRMKFIISQEVKDELGDALDLLEELNEAAKDDHRVKCPLSDLKIGLKCGGSDGLSGVTANPLLGRLSDYIVAQGGSTVLTEVPEMFGAEQILMSRAKDQPTFEKIVELINDFKAYFESYHQPIYENPSPGNKEGGISTLEDKSLGCTQKSGTSPVCDVLQYGDKLKTNGLSLLQAPGNDLVSSSALASADCQMVLFTTGRGTPFATYVPTVKVASNSYIADKKPRWIDFDAGQLMNKSMDDLADQFIDFIIETASGRPTNNEQFGIHGIAIFKNGVTE, encoded by the coding sequence ATGAATCAATACGTCATTTTAAACGCGAATGATAACGTTGCAGTAGCTTTGCAAGATCTAACGGCTGGAACTGTGATAGCAGATCTTGAAACACCGGTCACGCTGCAAGAGGACGTCAAACGCGGGCATAAATTCACACTACAAGCACTCTCAAAAAATGCCGATGTCATTAAATATGGTTATCCAATTGGCCATGTGACTGAAGATGTTGTGGCTGGACAATGGGTGCATACGCATAATCTGGCCACTAACTTGAAGGACCAACTGGCTTATGATTATCAACCAATGACCATTCCCAACCATTATCAAAAGGAACCAGAACGGTATTTTATGGGGTATCAGCGCGATAACGGAAAAGTCGGCATTCGAAATAACCTCTACATTATTCCAACCGTAGGCTGTATCAATCCCTTGTTGGACATCTTTGTACAACAATTTAAGGCGCTTCATCCAGATAATGGCTCATTTGATAACATCATCGTTTTGAAACATCCCTATGGTTGTTCACAATTGGGTGACGATTTTGAAATGACCCGCCGAATTTTAGTGGATGCCGCGCTTCAACCAAATGCTGGTGGGGTCTTAGTCTTTGGTCTCGGTTGTGAAAATAACCAGATGGACGGGATGAAAGCGGCCATCGAAGCCTACGAACCGATTAATCCAGATCGTATGAAATTTATCATTTCACAAGAAGTGAAAGATGAACTAGGTGATGCACTAGATTTATTGGAAGAACTAAATGAAGCCGCTAAAGATGATCATCGTGTGAAATGTCCGCTAAGTGATTTGAAGATTGGCTTGAAATGTGGCGGTTCAGATGGGCTATCCGGGGTCACTGCCAACCCGTTATTAGGCCGCTTATCAGATTATATTGTGGCCCAAGGTGGTTCAACGGTTTTAACGGAAGTCCCAGAAATGTTTGGCGCTGAACAAATCTTAATGTCACGGGCTAAGGATCAACCGACTTTTGAAAAAATTGTCGAATTGATTAATGATTTTAAAGCTTACTTTGAATCTTATCACCAACCTATTTATGAAAACCCATCACCAGGTAATAAAGAAGGTGGGATTTCAACTTTAGAGGATAAATCGCTAGGGTGTACGCAAAAATCAGGGACTTCACCAGTATGCGATGTTTTACAATACGGCGATAAATTGAAGACTAATGGCTTGTCACTATTACAAGCACCCGGAAATGATTTAGTCTCATCATCAGCATTGGCTTCTGCTGATTGTCAGATGGTGCTCTTTACAACCGGTCGGGGGACACCGTTTGCGACTTATGTCCCAACTGTTAAAGTGGCGTCAAATTCCTACATTGCAGATAAGAAACCACGTTGGATTGACTTTGATGCTGGCCAATTAATGAACAAATCAATGGATGATTTGGCGGATCAATTCATCGATTTTATTATCGAAACAGCAAGTGGCCGTCCAACTAATAACGAACAATTTGGGATTCACGGGATTGCTATTTTTAAAAATGGTGTCACGGAATAA
- a CDS encoding transcriptional regulator produces the protein MEQTLATFLKQETPIETLQRTSHRFVPDFPTATVPESPAEFKLESQYFFKNKDIYINKHNRYAAYPKHSHDFMELNYIYSGECTEIIDGQKVHLKQHDILLIDIGSEHSIEPLGENDILINILFQNQNINLHWLEQMKSNRSILFDFLINNHTEAQKNFLLFQDNLPKISNVIEQLLTEYYFPADFSDVIISHYLIILLTELMRNYDPSMVRDTNQMPNDLLNRIFAIIEKDYTTLTLTALAEKLSYTKNYLSNFIKAETHVTFTELLNKQKLLKAHLLISSTQRTIDDIIAEIGYTNKNYFYKEYKKAYHELPSETRKHKTDDNLL, from the coding sequence ATGGAACAAACTTTAGCCACTTTTTTAAAACAAGAAACACCGATTGAGACACTACAACGAACCAGCCACCGCTTTGTCCCCGACTTTCCCACGGCTACGGTCCCTGAGTCACCAGCCGAATTTAAACTGGAAAGTCAGTACTTCTTCAAAAATAAAGATATTTACATCAATAAACACAATCGCTATGCTGCCTATCCAAAACACTCTCACGATTTTATGGAGCTCAACTATATCTATTCCGGTGAGTGTACCGAAATTATCGATGGACAAAAAGTGCATTTAAAACAACATGATATTCTCTTAATTGATATCGGTAGTGAACATTCAATTGAACCATTAGGCGAGAATGATATCTTGATCAACATTCTCTTTCAAAATCAAAATATCAATCTTCACTGGCTCGAACAGATGAAATCAAACCGCAGTATTTTATTTGATTTCTTAATCAACAACCATACCGAGGCGCAGAAGAACTTCTTACTCTTCCAAGATAACTTGCCTAAAATTAGTAATGTCATTGAACAATTACTGACCGAGTACTACTTTCCAGCCGATTTTTCGGATGTGATTATCAGCCATTATTTAATCATTTTGCTAACTGAATTAATGCGCAACTATGATCCCAGCATGGTCCGGGACACCAATCAGATGCCCAACGATCTTTTAAACCGGATTTTTGCGATTATTGAAAAGGACTATACAACACTAACCCTCACTGCCTTAGCAGAGAAGCTAAGCTACACCAAAAACTACCTCAGTAACTTCATTAAGGCTGAAACACACGTCACCTTTACAGAGTTACTCAATAAGCAAAAGCTACTGAAAGCCCATCTTTTGATCAGCTCGACGCAGCGAACAATCGACGATATCATCGCTGAAATCGGCTATACGAACAAGAACTACTTCTACAAGGAATATAAGAAGGCCTACCATGAACTCCCATCGGAAACACGCAAACATAAGACAGACGATAATTTACTGTAA